Proteins encoded together in one Musa acuminata AAA Group cultivar baxijiao chromosome BXJ3-6, Cavendish_Baxijiao_AAA, whole genome shotgun sequence window:
- the LOC135641710 gene encoding periodic tryptophan protein 2-like has translation MNFRFQNLLGAPYRGGNVLVTDDAVLLSSIGNRVAATDLLKYQTQTLPFEASSNIARIVASPDGAFLLAVDNNSRALFVNLRRRAVLHRITFKRPVTALRFSPDGSLIAVGLGKLLQIWRSPGFRVEFFPFQLERTYPDCTGTVTALDWSPDSEYLLVGSKDLTVRLFSSKGSRGQNKPFLFLGHRDAIVGAFFSAENKSGRVFRVYTISRDGAIFTWNLVESHDFDASEGLNSDPPSPGTPEQRSSERDHVEVPIKIELHNQKRKNFGGNDVENSEIPLHKARWELQKKDFFMQSPAKLTACDYHRELDMVVVGFSNGVFGLYQMPDFVCIHLLSISREKITTAVFNKLGNWLTFGCAKLGQLLVWEWRSESYILKQQGHYFDVNCIAYSPDSQMLATGADDNKLKVWTVSSGFCFITLSEHTNAVTAVHFMANNHTLLSASLDGTVRAWDLFRYRNFRTFTTPSPRQFVSLSSDPSGEVICAGTLDSFEIFVWSMKTGRLLDVLGGHEGPVHGLMFSPTNSVLASSSWDKTVRLWDVFEGKGAVETFPHTHDVLTVVYRPDGKQLACSTLDGHIHFWDPIDGLLMYTIEGRRDIAGGRLMTDRRSASNSSSGKYFTTLCYSADGSYIFAGGNSKYICMYDIADQVLLRRFQITRNLSLDGVLDFLNSKKMTDAGPVDLIDDEDTDVEEGIDQQTRKILGHDLPGSMPNRGRPIVRTKCLKIAPTGRSWAAATTEGVLMYSIDESFVFDPTDLDVDVTPEAVDEALEKYQPQRALLLSLRLNEDSLIKKCIFSVKPLDIPAVSSSMPIKYLQRLIEAFADLLESCPHIEFLLHWCQELCKAHGHAIQQNSRSLLPALRSLQKAISKLHQDLTDTCSSNEYLLRYLCSTSTKMQ, from the exons ATGAACTTTCGCTTCCAGAACCTCCTGGGTGCGCCATACCGCGGCGGTAACGTCCTCGTAACAGACGATGCCGTCCTACTGTCCTCCATCGGCAACCGCGTGGCTGCCACCGACCTCCTCAAGTATCAGACACAGACCCTTCCATTCGAAGCTTCATCCAACATCGCCCGGATCGTTGCTTCACCCGACGGCGCGTTCCTCCTTGCTGTCGACAATAACTCCCGCGCCCTCTTCGTCAACCTCCGCCGCCGCGCCGTCCTCCACCGTATCACCTTCAAGCGCCCCGTTACCGCCCTCCGCTTCAGCCCCGACGGCTCTTTGATCGCCGTCGGCCTCGGCAAGCTACTCCAGATCTGGCGGTCTCCCGGATTTCGCGTGGAGTTCTTCCCCTTCCAACTCGAGCGAACCTACCCGGATTGTACCGGCACCGTGACGGCTTTGGATTGGAGCCCGGACTCGGAGTATCTCCTCGTCGGGTCGAAGGATCTTACTGTGAGGCTGTTCTCCTCTAAGGGTTCGCGGGGCCAAAATAAGCCGTTCCTGTTTCTAGGGCATAGGGATGCCATAGTCGGTGCCTTCTTTTCGGCTGAGAATAAGAGCGGTAGGGTCTTCAGGGTGTACACCATCTCAAGGGATGGTGCCATATTTACATGGAATTTGGTGGAAAGTCATGATTTTGATGCTTCGGAGGGGCTCAATTCGGACCCTCCTTCTCCCGGTACACCTGAACAGAGATCCTCTGAAAGAGATCACGTTGAAGTGCCCATCAAAATTGAGCTTCATAACCAAAAACGAAAGAACTTTGGTGGCAATGATGTTGAAAATTCTGAGATTCCTTTGCATAAAGCCAGATGGGAGCTTCagaagaaagatttttttatgcAGTCGCCTGCAAAATTAACAGCTTGTGATTACCACCGGGAGCTGGATATGGTGGTAGTTGGGTTCTCTAATGGTGTCTTTGGGCTGTATCAGATGCCGGATTTTGTTTGCATCCACTTGCTTTCCATATCGAGGGAGAAGATCACAACGGCAGTGTTCAACAAGCTTGGAAACTGGTTGACATTTGGTTGTGCGAAGCTTGGACAGTTGCTAGTCTGGGAGTGGCGATCAGAGAGCTATATCTTAAAGCAACAAGGACATTATTTTGATGTGAACTGCATAGCATACTCCCCCGATTCGCAGATGTTGGCAACAGGAGCTGATGATAACAAACTCAAG GTTTGGACGGTTTCATCGGGATTTTGTTTCATAACTTTATCTGAGCACACTAATGCTGTCACTGCAGTCCATTTTATGGCTAATAATCATACTCTTCTAAGTGCATCACTAGATGGGACTGTCCGTGCTTGGGATTTGTTTCGTTACCGGAATTTTAGGACTTTTACTACGCCTTCTCCTAGACAGTTTGTGTCTTTATCATCGGATCCAAGTGGTGAAGTGATTTGTGCTGGAACTCTTGATTCATTTGAG ATATTTGTTTGGTCTATGAAGACTGGTCGCTTGTTGGATGTTCTTGGTGGCCATGAGGGACCAGTACATGGGTTAATGTTTTCACCTACAAAT TCTGTTCTAGCCTCATCTTCATGGGACAAAACTGTTCGCTTATGGGATGTATTTGAAGGGAAAGGTGCAGTCGAAACTTTTCCTCATACTCATGATGTCCTTACGGTAGTCTATCGTCCAGATGGGAAGCAGCTGGCCTGCAGCACATTAGATGGTCATATTCACTTTTGGGATCCTATTGATGGCCTGTTAATGTACACTATCGAGGGCCGCCGAGACATTGCCGGTGGACGTCTCATGACAGATAGAAGATCAGCATCTAATTCGAGCTCAGGAAAGTATTTTACGACATTGTGCTATTCTGCAGATGGAAGCTATATTTTTGCCGGTGGGAATAGCAAGTACATATGCATGTATGACATTGCAGACCAG GTACTGCTTCGTCGATTTCAAATTACTCGAAATCTGTCCTTGGATGGAGTTCTTGATTTTTTGAACTCGAAAAAGATGACGGATGCTGGGCCGGTGGATTTAATTGATGACGAGGATACTGATGTTGAAGAAGGGATTGATCAACAAACACGGAAAATTCTGGGGCATGATTTACCTGGATCCATGCCAAACCGTGGACGGCCTATTGTTCGTACAAAGTGTTTAAAAATTGCACCTACTGGGAGATCATGGGCTGCGGCAACTACAGAGGGAGTCCTCATGTACTCAATTGATGAATCCTTTGTTTTTGATCCAACTGATCTTGATGTGGATGTAACTCCTGAG GCTGTTGATGAAGCTCTTGAAAAGTATCAGCCGCAAAGGGCATTGTTACTCAGCCTTCGCCTGAATGAAGATTCTCTGATTAAAAAATGCATTTTCTCTGTGAAGCCATTAGATATCCCAGCTGTTTCTTCATCCATGCCCATCAAGTACCTGCAGCGTCTGATTGAAGCATTTGCTGATCTTTTAGAAAGTTGTCCGCATATTGAATTTCTTCTACACTGGTGCCAG
- the LOC135641737 gene encoding protein unc-13 homolog, with translation MARVLGGGSLGDSKRESNGSSSLRIFSSTAAADLPSPFGQLGVALSDRELRETAYEIFVAACRTTGAKSLAYAPQAERSPSLSPSSASPLQRSLTSAAASKMKKTLGIRPSSKKGSPSKSAKKPATVGELMRVQMRVSEQTDSRIRKGLVRIAAGQLGRRVESMVLPLELLQQFKTSDFPDQQEYEAWKTRNLNVLEAGLLVHPLLPLEKSDTASQRLRQIIRGASGKPIETGRNSESMQVLRSAVMSIACRSPDGSSDFCHWADGFPLNLHLYQMLLEACFDDSEDGSIIDEIDEVLELIKKTWVILGINQILHNLCFAWVLFHCFVTTGEADIDLLFAADNQIAEVAKDAKATKDPDYSKILSSTLSSILGWTEKRLLAYHDTFSASNIEFFQGIISLGVSAAKILVEDISNEYRRKRREESDVARSRVDTYIRSSLRTAFAQRMEQADSRRSSKNHNTPTPVLSILAKDIGELARKEKELFSPILKKWHPLAAGVAVATLHSCYGSELRQFISSATEVTPDTVEVLKAADKLEKALVHIAVEDSVDSEDGGKSLIREMPPYEADIAIANLVKVWIKTREERLKEWVDRNLQQENWNPRANMENCAPSATEALQIINETLDAFFQLPIQMHAMLLPDLSIELDKSLQRYALKVKSGCGTRGSFVPPFPALTRCDIGSKLWKKKEKLQNLPKRGSQVRSTNGDISFGLPQLCVRMNSLHYIWTELENLEKKIKTCLRNLESAQADIANGLQISFEMTVAACHEGILQLCETTAYKVIFHDMSHVLWDALYVGGTASSRIDPFIKEAAHILETISNTVHSRVRNRVVTAMMKASFDGFLLVLLAGGPSRAFSRQDSEIIEVDFRSLKDMYLADGDGLPQELVEKAASQVKNVLPLFHTDTENLIERFKRLITETYGAASKSRYPLPPTSGNWNPTEANTVLRVLCHRHDEAATRFLKKTYNLPKKL, from the exons ATGGCTCGGGTTTTAGGAGGAGGAAGTCTCGGCGACTCCAAGAGGGAGAGCAACGGCAGCTCCTCCCTCCGCATTTTCTCCTCCACTGCCGCCGCCGACCTGCCCTCGCCTTTCGGTCAGTTGGGCGTCGCCCTTTCCGATCGTGAGCTCCGGGAGACCGCCTACGAGATCTTCGTCGCTGCATGCCGCACCACCGGCGCCAAGTCCCTCGCCTACGCCCCCCAGGCCGAGCGCTCGCCCTCGCTCTCCCCGTCGTCGGCCTCGCCGCTGCAGAGGTCGCTGACTTCCGCCGCCGCGAGCAAGATGAAGAAGACCCTGGGGATCAGGCCGTCGTCCAAGAAGGGAAGCCCGTCCAAGTCCGCGAAGAAGCCTGCCACCGTAGGAGAACTGATGAGGGTCCAGATGAGGGTCTCCGAGCAGACGGATTCCCGGATCCGGAAGGGTTTGGTCCGGATTGCTGCAGGGCAG CTAGGGAGGCGTGTGGAATCGATGGTTCTGCCTTTAGAGTTACTGCAGCAATTCAAGACTTCAGATTTTCCTGATCAGCAAGAATATGAAGCCTGGAAGACTAGAAACTTAAATGTTCTTGAGGCTGGATTACTCGTGCACCCTCTTCTTCCATTAGAGAAATCAGATACTGCATCGCAACGACTTAGACAGATTATACGTGGAGCTTCAGGGAAGCCAATTGAAACAGGAAGAAATTCAGAGTCGATGCAAGTGCTTCGTAGTGCCGTGATGTCCATTGCTTGTAGATCTCCTGACGGATCTTCAGATTTTTGCCACTGGGCTGATGGCTTTCCACTAAATCTCCACCTGTACCAAATGTTATTGGAAGCTTGTTTTGATGACAGTGAGGATGGATCAATAATTGATGAAATTGATGAGGTTCTAGAGTTGATAAAGAAGACTTGGGTTATCCTTGGCATAAACCAGATACTTCACAATCTTTGCTTTGCTTGGGTTTTGTTTCACTGCTTTGTTACTACTGGTGAAGCAGACATTGATTTGCTGTTTGCAGCTGATAACCAGATCGCTGAAGTTGCAAAGGATGCCAAAGCAACAAAAGATCCAGATTATTCAAAGATATTGAGTTCAACTTTGAGCTCAATATTGGGGTGGACAGAGAAAAGACTTCTCGCTTACCATGACACCTTCAGTGCTAGTAATATTGAATTTTTTCAAGGTATCATATCCCTAGGAGTATCAGCTGCCAAGATACTAGTGGAAGACATTTCTAATGAATATCGTCGTAAGAGGAGAGAAGAATCTGATGTAGCTCGCAGCAGGGTTGATACATATATTCGGTCTTCACTCCGTACTGCTTTTGCTCAG AGAATGGAACAAGCAGACAGCAGGAGATCATCAAAGAACCATAATACTCCTACTCCTGTTCTTTCCATCCTGGCAAAGGACATCGGTGAACTagcaagaaaagagaaagagttgttcAGTCCAATATTAAAGAAGTGGCATCCCCTTGCTGCAGGTGTTGCTGTTGCTACCCTTCATTCTTGTTATGGAAGTGAACTGAGGCAGTTCATATCAAGCGCCACAGAAGTAACACCAGATACAGTTGAAGTGCTTAAAGCTGCAGACAAATTAGAGAAAGCTCTCGTGCATATTGCTGTTGAAGATTCTGTTGATAGCGAGGATGGGGGTAAGTCACTAATTCGAGAAATGCCGCCTTATGAGGCTGATATTGCAATTGCCAATCTTGTAAAGGTCTGGATTAAGACAAGAGAAGAGAGACTAAAGGAGTGGGTTGATCGGAACTTGCAGCAAGAG AATTGGAACCCAAGGGCAAACATGGAAAATTGTGCTCCTTCTGCAACTGAAGCTCTACAGATAATTAATGAGACTTTAGATGCATTCTTTCAGCTGCCTATACAGATGCATGCAATGTTGCTTCCTGACTTATCGATAGAACTTGATAAAAGTCTGCAACGTTACGCATTGAAGGTGAAGTCTGGATGTG GAACACGAGGTAGTTTTGTTCCTCCATTTCCAGCATTAACAAGATGTGATATTGGGTCAAAACTATGGAAGAAAAAAGAGAAGTTGCAGAATTTACCAAAAAGGGGATCTCAAGTTCGATCGACAAATGGAGATATTTCTTTTGGTCTTCCACAGCTATGCGTACGCATGAATTCACTTCACTATATATGGACAGAGTTGGAGAACctggagaagaaaataaaaacttgTTTGAGGAATTTGGAATCAGCTCAGGCAGATATAGCAAATGGGTTGCAGATCAGCTTTGAAATGACTGTAGCTGCTTGTCATGAAGGAATTTTGCAACTATGCGAGACAACAGCATACAAGgtgatctttcatgacatgagtcATGTTCTATGGGATGCCTTATACGTTGGTGGCACTGCTTCTTCTAGAATCGATCCTTTTATAAAGGAAGCCGCCCATATTCTTGAGACGATATCAAATACTGTGCACAGCAGGGTGAGGAATCGTGTTGTAACTGCAATGATGAAAGCTTCTTTTGACGGGTTTTTGCTAGTTCTTCTTGCCGGTGGACCATCTCGTGCATTCTCTCGCCAAGATTCAGAGATAATAGAGGTGGATTTTAGGTCACTCAAGGACATGTACCTGGCAGACGGGGATGGGTTGCCCCAAGAACTGGTCGAAAAGGCTGCATCACAAGTAAAAAACGTGCTGCCGCTATTTCACACTGATACTGAGAACCTCATTGAGCGGTTTAAACGTTTGATCACAGAAACGTATGGTGCTGCATCCAAATCCAGGTACCCATTGCCTCCGACATCGGGGAATTGGAACCCCACCGAGGCCAATACAGTTTTACGGGTGTTGTGCCACCGACATGATGAGGCTGCCACTAGGTTTCTAAAGAAAACTTACAACCTCCCTAAGAAGCTGTAG
- the LOC135641434 gene encoding carotenoid cleavage dioxygenase 8 homolog B, chloroplastic-like, protein MASTLFFLPSPKTTASPSNRLSVPGFRPPRLHSLRWRAAVSVRASIATKPRPTVVPFDPAVETKQDVGSGRKLAAWTSIRQERWEGELVVEGEIPLWLKGTYLRNGPGIWNIDDYNFRHLFDGYATLVRVCFEHGGVTASHRQIESEAYKAAMTNRRLCYREFSEAPKPTSFLAYVGELASLFSGASLTDNSNTGVVRLGDGRVVCLTETVKGSVQIDPDTLDTVGRFVYEDNLGGLIHSAHPIVTESEFLTLLPDLVRPGYLVVRMEPGSNERKVVGRVNCRGGPAPGWVHSFAVTDRYVVVPEMPLRYCVHNLLRAEPTPLYKFEWHPESGSYMHVMSKATGKIVASVEVPPFLTFHFINAYEEVDENGRVTGIIADCCEHNADTSILDILRLQNLRSFTGLDVLPDARVGRFRIPLDGSTRGELLAALDPEEHGRGMDMCSINPAYLGKKYRYAYACGARRPCNFPNTLAKIDLVEKKAKNWHEDGAVPSEPFFVARPGATEEDDGVVISIVSDKNGEGYALMLDGATFEEIARAKFPYGLPYGLHGCWVPKM, encoded by the exons ATGGCTTCCACCTTATTCTTCCTCCCTTCACCTAAAACCACTGCTTCCCCCTCCAACAGACTCTCCGTTCCTGGGTTTCGTCCTCCGAGACTTCACTCGCTTAGATGGCGAGCGGCAGTTTCCGTCAGGGCCAGCATCGCCACCAAACCACGGCCCACGGTCGTCCCCTTTGACCCCGCCGTCGAGACCAAACAGGACGTCGGCAGCGGCCGGAAGCTGGCGGCGTGGACCAGCATCCGACAGGAGCGGTGGGAAGGGGAGCTGGTCGTGGAGGGAGAGATCCCACTGTGGCTG AAGGGCACGTACCTGAGGAACGGCCCGGGCATATGGAACATCGACGACTACAACTTCCGCCACCTCTTCGACGGCTACGCCACCCTCGTCCGCGTCTGTTTTGAGCACGGCGGCGTCACGGCCTCGCACCGACAGATCGAGTCCGAGGCGTACAAAGCCGCCATGACGAACCGGCGGCTCTGCTACCGCGAGTTCTCCGAGGCCCCCAAACCTACCAGCTTCCTCGCCTACGTGGGCGAACTCGCAAGCCTCTTCTCCGGTGCGTCCCTCACCGACAACTCCAACACCGGCGTGGTCAGGCTCGGGGACGGCCGCGTGGTGTGCCTCACCGAGACCGTCAAGGGCTCCGTGCAGATCGACCCTGACACGCTCGACACCGTAGGGAGGTTCGTGTACGAAGACAACTTGGGCGGGCTAATACATTCAGCGCATCCGATAGTGACCGAGTCGGAGTTCCTGACGCTGTTGCCGGACTTGGTGAGGCCGGGTTACCTGGTGGTGAGGATGGAGCCCGGCAGCAACGAGCGGAAGGTGGTGGGGAGGGTGAATTGCCGGGGCGGGCCGGCTCCCGGGTGGGTGCACTCCTTCGCTGTCACGGACCGCTACGTGGTGGTGCCGGAGATGCCGCTGAGGTACTGCGTGCACAACCTGCTGAGGGCTGAGCCCACGCCGCTGTACAAGTTCGAGTGGCACCCCGAGTCCGGCAGTTACATGCACGTCATGTCCAAGGCCACCGGAAAGATC GTGGCCAGCGTTGAAGTCCCTCCGTTTCTGACCTTCCATTTCATCAATGCATACGAGGAGGTAGACGAAAACGGAAGAGTCACCGGAATCATAGCCGATTGCTGTGAGCACAACGCCGACACCAGCATCCTGGACATACTTCGCCTCCAAAATCTGAGATCGTTTACTGGTCTGGACGTACTACCTGATGCTAG GGTGGGAAGGTTTAGGATCCCCTTGGATGGGAGCACGAGAGGAGAGTTGCTTGCAGCACTGGACCCAGAGGAGCACGGGAGGGGAATGGACATGTGCAGCATCAACCCAGCCTATCTGGGGAAGAAGTACAGATACGCCTACGCCTGTGGAGCCAGACGCCCCTGCAACTTCCCCAACACCCTCGCCAAG ATCGACTTGGTGGAGAAGAAGGCAAAGAACTGGCACGAGGACGGTGCGGTGCCTTCCGAGCCATTCTTCGTGGCACGGCCAGGGGCCACCGAAGAGGATGATG GTGTCGTGATCTCCATAGTGAGTGACAAAAATGGAGAAGGGTACGCACTGATGTTGGACGGAGCCACCTTCGAGGAGATCGCACGAGCCAAGTTCCCCTACGGACTCCCCTATGGCTTGCACGGATGCTGGGTTCCGAAGATGTAA